In one Leptospiraceae bacterium genomic region, the following are encoded:
- a CDS encoding helix-turn-helix transcriptional regulator: MNKENYKELFTFLGMRQKDFAQKYGVQASNLSDIVNGRAKHLPIDVILKLNEEYGISIKWLVNGTGDMLGIQNSESLTEDEKVLFKEVRENPKLMGFLKGFIELLKKNL, encoded by the coding sequence ATGAATAAAGAAAATTATAAAGAACTTTTTACTTTTTTAGGTATGAGGCAAAAAGATTTCGCTCAAAAATATGGTGTCCAAGCTTCAAATTTAAGCGATATTGTAAACGGTAGAGCCAAACATCTTCCAATCGATGTCATTCTAAAACTAAATGAGGAATATGGAATCAGCATCAAATGGCTGGTAAATGGAACTGGTGATATGTTGGGTATTCAAAATAGTGAGTCTTTGACCGAAGATGAAAAGGTATTATTTAAAGAAGTTCGTGAAAATCCTAAGCTTATGGGTTTCTTAAAAGGTTTTATTGAATTACTTAAAAAAAATCTGTAA
- a CDS encoding XisI protein, translating to MEEDLVKFGVLKEDIVLGLQPPSYRKFTEYAVA from the coding sequence ATAGAAGAAGATTTAGTTAAATTTGGTGTATTAAAAGAAGATATTGTTTTAGGATTACAACCTCCATCCTATAGAAAGTTCACAGAATATGCTGTGGCTTAA